In a single window of the Schistocerca americana isolate TAMUIC-IGC-003095 chromosome X, iqSchAmer2.1, whole genome shotgun sequence genome:
- the LOC124556020 gene encoding MFS-type transporter clz9-like — translation MRLSNEHLRIFTVEEEETLAVDITTAGNIHYGLTSKTARIVAYEYATRNGKSVPQNWEREKMAGLEWLRAFMKRNRLSLRTPEQTTLVTMVAIISASGTAVPTFLVFPRVHFKDHMLHNVLPGSGDGATASGWMNSELFLPVLQHFVKHERTTKEHPKLMILDNHESHTSIAGISYAKENAVILLALPPHTSHTLQPLDVGVLASFKKFCNTECCDLMADTGRSITIYDVAGLVGRVFPLAFTSRNICSGFWACGIEPLNSGLFN, via the coding sequence GCTATCAAATGAACATCTACGAATTTTCACAGTAGAGGAGGAAGAAACACTCGCTGTAGATATTACTACTGCAGGCAATATCCATTATGGCTTAACCTCCAAAACTGCAAGGATTGTGGCTTATGAATATGCTACGAGGAATGGAAAATCTGTACCACAGAACTGGGAAAGAGAGAAAATGGCAGGACTGGAATGGCTCAGGGCATTTATGAAACGAAACAGACTTTCATTACGAACACCAGAACAGACAACACTTGTGACAATGGTTGCAATAATCAGTGCTTCTGGAACAGCTGTACCAACATTCCTTGTGTTTCCTAGGGTGCATTTTAAAGATCACATGCTGCATAATGTCCTACCAGGCTCTGGGGATGGAGCCACTGCCTCAGGTTGGATGAACAGTGAACTATTTTTACCAGTCCTGCAGCACTTTGTAAAACATGAAAGGACTACAAAGGAACATCCTAAGCTTATGATTCTTGACAATCATGAAAGCCACACAAGCATAGCAGGAATATCATATGCAAAAGAAAATGCAGTTATTTTGCTTGCTTTGCCTCCTCACACAAGCCATACGCTCCAGCCTCTGGATGTGGGAGTTCTTGCATCTTTCAAGAAGTTCTGTAATACAGAATGTTGTGATCTTATGGCAGATACAGGAAGATCTATCACAATCTATGATGTTGCTGGACTGGTTGGCAGAGTTTTTCCCCTTGCATTCACCAGCCGAAACATATGCAGTGGTTTTTGGGCATGTGGTATTGAACCACTAAACAGTGGTTTATTTAACTAA